In Heptranchias perlo isolate sHepPer1 chromosome 33, sHepPer1.hap1, whole genome shotgun sequence, the sequence tagcagagatgcatttaaggggaagccagataaacacatgagggagaaaggaatagaaggatatgttgatagggtgagatgaagtaggaagggaggaggcttgtatggagcataaacaccagcttagaccagttgggccgaatggcctgtttctgtgctgtaaattccatgtactgGCCCAGAAAGGAGGGACTTTCTAAAGGTAGGGCAGGATTGGGGGGAATCTTTAATCTGCATTTAACGGTTGTTGGTGCTGGGATATCTACAGATGAAGTTGAAAGTGTACAAGCAGTTGTACTGGGCTTGACATTGAACATATCCCACCAGTGCAGAGctgcaagcaaaaaaaaacccaatAGAGTGCTGAACTATATGGCCAATATAAATCACAAGAGGTCATAACCGAGTGGTAACGTGCGTTGGACAGACCAGTACTGCGTCCAGTTCCGATCACCAAGACACAAGGGACGCAATTCaaacactggaggcagtgcagagaagagccacgaggctgatccctagttTGAGGTCTGAGGAAAGGTTAGAGAAGGTTGGACTGGTGATCCCTGAACGGAGAGGAGCTGAGAgaaccggggtggggtggggtggggtgggaggggggggttgattGCATTTATAGCGGACATCGGCCGATGGGCACCAACGAGAGGCCATTTTCACAGTGGGACCTCATTTTTGAACGTTGTGGAGGACCAGCCAGCTCGTCATCGGAGGGTGCAGGGGATCTAGCTGCTTCTCTGTGGAACCAGAACTAATCACTTCAAGGAGTGGGAGGAAGGACTGGCAGCAATTATTGTGCGGCCAGAAGAAGCATCCATGggacctcctggccccacaaaaatcatttaCCTGCAATGTTTCCCAAGCAGCCTTTAAATTCACGTTCCGATGTTTTTAACCTCCCCTGTTTCTGACGCCCGGTTACGGTAGCCGCCTCACTTTTCTTTCATTTGTTTTCCTTCAGGTGCGAGCGCGAGGAGTTCTGCCCGGTTCCAGCCTCGCCAGCTCCCGAGCACGAAACAGCTCGTCGTCTCAACGCTCAGGACCGTGTGAGTACAGCCTTGGGGTATGGTCCGCTACGGGTGTTTTACGGGTCACGCAGATTCATCATATTGAGCTCTCAGCTCGGCGCTTGTCTTGCAGCAGACGGCAATCATTAACTTGCCGTGTACGgcgcggaaacaggccattcggcccaactggtccgtgctggtgtttatgctccacacgagccgcctcCCACCCGTCATAAAATTCCCTCTGAGTGCTTAATATAATGAAATCTTAAGCCTGTTTATGAAGAACTCAATTACAATTTCACTACAGCTATGGAGCATGACAGGCGAACGCGCCCATCCCATAACGCTGGGGGTCCGTTGTATTGTGCCACTGTGCGTGTTCTAAAATATCTCCAAAACACTCCACTCACAAACTGTTTGTTGCTTCTTGATGGAGAAGCTATTTATCAATAGTGTAAATTGCTAAAGAAAAATTCATCTTTATATTTCCCTTTTTCTTCCAGAATCTGTGGGAGGCCAGGATTCTTACAACTTTCTCAGTGCCTGCTCTTCCAGTGCAAAGCACTGAGCAACACTTCTACTCCAGGTGGGACTGCTCGCAGCGAATCAGAGTTGTACTCAAGGACAGCTGGTGTGGAAGGATTGATCCCATTACACACGCCCACCCCCGCCCATGTACGCCCCCCCCTTGCACCCACATCGCCCCCCCACGCACGCCacgccttccccccacccccgctgcgcacaccccccacccccactattCAGTTAGGTCACCTTGAAATCTCCAAAGGAAACATTTCCCAATGTCCTTTCTTTATAACTTAAATTCTTGAATCTTGGGATCACCTCAAATTCCCATTCTGTCCCCTCTCAAGAGTGTTTCTTCCTATGATTAGGTGCCTCGAACTTCACACTAGACTCCCAGCaccttaaaaaaaataacattacaATGTTTTGTTCTGTACTCCATCCTTCTGCTAATGTGttgtgtcatgggattttttttgcCTCAGGTGAAATTAGTGATGCATCCTCGTATGGCCTAACCGAACCAGTTTCCTTCTATaggcactgtgaacagttctgtccTCCaaattataagaaggatatagaggcactggagaagatgtaaAAAAAGATTCgctagggtgataccagaactgagaggttataattatcaggaaagattgagcaaactggggctcttttctctagaaaagacaaggctgagggggtgacctgatcgaggtctttaagattatgaaggggtttgatagagtagacgtagagcagatgtttccacttgcaggggagaccagaactaggggccataaatataagatggtcactaataaatctagtagggaattcaggagaaacttctttacccagagagtggttagaatgtggaactcaataccacaaggagtggttgaggcgaattacatagatacatttaaggggaagctaaataaacacatgagggagaaaggaatagaaggatatgctgatcggcttagatgaagtagggagggaggaggcttgtgtagagcataaacaccggcttggACCAGTTGGgcgaaatggcctgtttctgtgctgtaaattctatgtaattctttagcAGATCCCATTGAACAGCACAGGAAGAGACTGAGGGGTTGGTTCAGTCATATGCCCAATGAGGAGAAGCAGTTTGGGTCATTCTCAATGGAAAACTGGCATGTAGATCCGGTGATTGCTGTAAGCTCTCCCGAAGAGAACAGAGAATTCATGGCAAGATTTGGAGTCTACAGTCACATCGAACCGTTAAAATCCCAGGTCATAAAGGTCGATAAAGTGTTCACAACCGAGTCCGATGAGACTCGCACGAAGAACGTGGTTTTGTTTGGGACGGTGGGAATGGGGAAGAGCACCGTGGTCAAGAAACTCGTCTTGGACTGGTGTGATGGACGGCTCAATCAGTTCGATATAATCCTGCCGTTCTCCTGTGAAGATTTGTCCTCTCAGAATCAACCAATATCTCTGAATAAATTAATCACTCGAAAGTATACGCAGCTAAAACCCATTGTGTCTCAGATTGGGTCGGGGAAACAAAGCAACATCCTCTTCATTTTTGCCGGCCTAGAGCAGGTTAAGCTTGACTTTCATCTCTCGAAGACCGAGCTGTGCAGTGATCCAAACGAGCCTCTACCGCCCAACGGCTTGTTGGTCAACCTGCTCCGGAGATACCTGCTCCCAGATGCCACCATCCTGGTCACCACCCGCCCTTCAGCCCTGGATTCAATCCCGACCAAATATGTGGACAGGTACACCCGAATCTGTGGCTTCACCGATGTGGAGCAGCAGTACCTGTACTTCAGAAACCGGCTGGACGTGTCTGGGAATGATAACACCAACGAGGATTTGATGAAGATGCTCTATAAGAATTTGCAGAGACAAAGCCAGCTCACAGCTGCCTGTTTCTTGCCATCTTATTGCTGGCTCATCTGCGCCACGTTGCATTTTCTGCATTTTACCACTGCAAACATGCCCATTCAGACCCTGACTGGCCTGTATACCAGCTTTCTGAGATTAAATTTTGGTGGCGAAATAATAGGTGCCCACAGTCAGCAAAACATCTCCATTGTGCGGTACATCGCCAAAACAGTCGGCAAGGTAGCCTACGAGGGGATAGAAAAGAAGAAAACACTCTTCAGTGAAGAGGACCTGCAGAGATGCTTTGGATTGGACACAAAAACAGAGGAAGAGTTGAACCAATTGACTGCCTTTCAGATCGACATGTTGGGGTTTTTTATGTCTCCCTCTGCTCGACACAACTCCGACCCACTCCTCAGATTCACCATACCCGCAATGCAAGAGTACTTGGCCGCCTTGTACGTTGTGCTGGGCGAGAGAAAAAGCGTCTTGGAGCGTGTTGGAAGTGCAGTGTCTGACACCATCGGAAAAGCGAGTGAAGACGTGACTGCCGTTTTGTCCATCGTATCGAGGCTGCTGCCGTTCAGAATTCTGACGTTTGTGAGGCTGGTGAATATCTTCCCGCGGATCTTCCAAAGGATCAGCAATAAGAGCAAGAAGGGCATCGCTAACACCATGGTCTTCGAAATGTTCAAACAAGACGATGAGTTCAACAATGACGTATTGGAGCAAATCAATTCAAGCATCCTTGGTAAAGAGATGGAGGGCTGCAGCACAGCAATCAGCAAAAGAATGGAGTCGGAGTGTTTTGAGCTCTTCCCAACGTTCATGGCCGGATTACTAGCCCGAGAGAACCGCCTTCTCCTAGATCAGCTTGGCTGCACAATCAAGAACATAACTGTGCGTGAAATAGCGAACAATTTGAAGAAGCATCTCAGCAACATCTGTAAGAAGCAGCTGCCTCCCTCCGAGCTTCTGGACCTCTTGTTCTTCCTGTATGAGATGCAGAATGATGCCTTTGCAGGGACCATCAGCAGAACCTTCAAAAGCTTGAATTTGTCCCAAGTTAAGATGACCTCTTTGAAATGCTTCGTGATTGCTTCAGTAATGAACACATCCAGCCAGCCAGTTGAGGAGATGAACTTCAGTCTGTGCAACTTAAGTGAAGACTGCTTGAAAATCCTCCAACCTGTTCTTCTCAGATGCAAGGATTTAAAGTAAGTATCCAATTTTTGTTTTtccctccttgtctctctcttccccctctttaGCCTATTCTGTTCTTCCTGGGCCTGTGTCCATGAGGATAGAGAAACCTGCTCAGAGGCCATAACTCATGAGGAGACACACACGTGTTACCTGGAGACaattctctcattctctcattctctctctctctctctcagattttCTATCTTCACTCGAGTACATTCAAGATGGtggcctgggggagggggggggcaggattTTTATCCACCACTTTGTAGCGCTGGGAGGTGGGACTGCAATTGCCTAATTTCTGAAAGCGTGAGGTGGTCCACCATTTTGGTCTGATTGCGATCTGCACCAAGCCTTGATCGGGTCCAAGCTCATGATTTCCCCACCTCCTGATCTCAACCAGCAAGTTGTAGATGGGGATAGGTGCCTAACAGAAaggaagacctgcatttatacagtgcctttcatgaccgcaggacgtcctgatgcactttacagccaattaaatgtctttgaagtgcagtcattgttgtaacgtagggaaacgcagcagccaatttgcgcacagcaaggtcccacaaacagcaatgtgataatgaccattttattgatgttggttgagggatagatattggcccaggacaccggggagaactcccctgctcttcttcccacGATTGAGggcactaccaactgagccccCTTAAGATGCATCAGTGACGTGCAAAGGCAGtacataaaagcaagtctttttACATAAAAGGAGAAGGAATTAAAATGAACCAATTAAACAATCACTTGCCAGGGCTCCTCAGTTGGTAGGAGGCCTTGTGGAGTGCATCCACTTGCTGTATTAATGTGCGTGTAGTGACGATGTTTGGAAACTTGTCATGAGATGCCTTCCCTTTTTCCTCAGTCTACACTATGCATTTTTATGCATTAATTTCCCAAGACAGAGCTGCATATTGGCACTCCCCACCCCATGTGTGGGCACTGGGTATCGGTTTGCCTGTATCCGCCTCCTCTATCAAGTAATCTACCAACCCTGATAGTCGAGGTTCCCAATGGCCCCTTGGGTGAGGTATAGAGGGTGGGTGGAACCTGTATTCCACCTTCGGGAGAGAAGTCGAGGAAAGGAACGTTTGATAGATTGTGATAGCTCCCTCCCTCTAGGTAGTTTTCACCCAATCATTTCCACTGATTGAAAATGCCATTGCTGTCTCCAGTTTTCTTGTATGAGGTTTCAATGTTTTACATGAACTGTCTGTTCTTTTTTGCAGTCTACAGTTTAACAATTTCAGACTTGGTGCCTGGCGAGAGATTAGCAGCCTGTTGCTGGATCCTAATTGTGCGGTTGAGAAATTGTGGTAAGACGAGATGTTAGCCGAAAAAGCCTCACTTGtttgccttctgtgctgtgagttaTTGTTTTAAATGAGCATTACCAAAACTGAAAAGTTGCCAATATTTTGTGcacacaaagcagcccgcttgattggcaccccatccaccaccgtaaacacccagtcccttcaccaccggcgcactgtggctgcagtgtggaccatccacaggatgcgctgcagtaactcgccaaggcttcttcgacagcacctcccaaacccgcaacctctaccacccagcAGGATAAGGGCAGTAGGCGCATGGGACCAGCACCAcctcccaagttcccctccaagtcacacaccatcccaacttagaaatatatcaccgttccttcatcgtcgctgggtcaaaatcctggaactcccttcctaacagcactgtgggagaaccttcaccacatggactgcagcggagaaggcccaccaccacctcaaggggcaactagggatggacaataaatgccggccttgccaacgatgcccacgttcccaagaatgaattaaaaaaataacatGACATCACTGTTTTGGTTTTCTGGGCTGTTTTTCCTTTAAGGCCTCAAATCTTACGGATGGCAACTGAAGTAAAAAAAATACGTCCCAGCCTCAGCCCCTTGGCCgccgtgctgagttagctaataaGTTATTTATTACTTTTAGTTTATAgttaacacttggtccatgtgatctcctggactggttttgatcacctgagtggatcagagaggaattttccagagtatttttttcccttattggccctggattttcCCTGGTTTTTTacatctcccaggagattgcatggctgttggtgagggggttgggggattggggggaggggggtggggggagttggggggtagTGTTTAGTCACaatgctctggccatcatggtgcaGGCCAGGCTTAACAGACctgctggccttttcctgcccgtcaattttgtatgttcgacAACTAGTAAGGGTGAAACGCAACCaaaattcccactcctgatcgctatccggtGACTCCCGGTGGAAATTTCAGTGTCTATGTTCCGACAATGCCCCCTCAGTAAGGAGCCTCAACCTCCGGGAACGCATGTTGGGAGATCATGGACGTGTGGGGAGCGTGTGGGAAAGTCATGGGGAGCGTGCCTATAGTTATTAGTTGCATGCTCCCAGTTCAGAAGATGTACCCACACGTGCAAGGACGGCATCGGGCTTGACCGTGATgctctccacagtcaaatagtcggCCAACCTTCATTGCCTGGGATCACACATGAAGAGCGGCCAAGTACAGGAAGACTGTGCAATACAGCGGAAAGTCACACTTGTCCTCATTGAGAGCATCACTGACCAATCACTATCCACATCTCATGCTCCTCCGAAATCTTTTGCACTGTTATAAACTCGGGATTTTGATGTTTTATTTTCAGGCTTAGTGACAATCCTTTGTCAGAGGCTGCGGTTAAATGTATTGGACCAGCCATCGCTCACAGCCAGTCTGTTTCCCAGTTGTCGCTGCTTAACACATCCCTTGGAGCCAATGGTGTGAGGATGCTGACACCTTACATCAGGGAGAACACACATCTGAAAGAGATTAACCTGGCCAGTAATCTCATCAATGACGATGCTGCAATAGCCCTTGTGGAAATGGCCCAGGGACATCCAACCTTGGAAAAAATCCAGTGAGTGTCGCCAACCTTTTCTTATCCACTTTCACTTGATCACTAGTTGTGTCGTTAATGAGCTCTCCTTCATGGCTTATTGAGCGATTGCCAGTCTGTCTTTCtaggtgtcagtttggctcagcactctcgcttctgagtcagaaggttgtgggttcaagtcccactctagagacttgagcacataatctaggctgacattcccagtgtagtactgagggagtgctgcacgtctttcggatgagacgttaaaccaaggccccgtctgccctctcagatgtacgtaaaagatcctattttgaagaaggggagttctccctggtctcctggggccaatgtttatccctcaaaccaacatcgctaaaaaaacagattatctgctcattatcttattgctgtttgtgggatcttgctgtgcgcaaattggctgccacaattcctgcttgcaacagtgactaggcttcaaaagtatttaattggctgttaagtgctttgagacatcctgaggtcatgaaaggtgcgatataaatgcaagtctttttttcttttaaactggG encodes:
- the nlrx1 gene encoding NLR family member X1, translated to MQCLKHLPTGVKWTLRKHRTPSTVVCRSTGASARSSARFQPRQLPSTKQLVVSTLRTVICGRPGFLQLSQCLLFQCKALSNTSTPADPIEQHRKRLRGWFSHMPNEEKQFGSFSMENWHVDPVIAVSSPEENREFMARFGVYSHIEPLKSQVIKVDKVFTTESDETRTKNVVLFGTVGMGKSTVVKKLVLDWCDGRLNQFDIILPFSCEDLSSQNQPISLNKLITRKYTQLKPIVSQIGSGKQSNILFIFAGLEQVKLDFHLSKTELCSDPNEPLPPNGLLVNLLRRYLLPDATILVTTRPSALDSIPTKYVDRYTRICGFTDVEQQYLYFRNRLDVSGNDNTNEDLMKMLYKNLQRQSQLTAACFLPSYCWLICATLHFLHFTTANMPIQTLTGLYTSFLRLNFGGEIIGAHSQQNISIVRYIAKTVGKVAYEGIEKKKTLFSEEDLQRCFGLDTKTEEELNQLTAFQIDMLGFFMSPSARHNSDPLLRFTIPAMQEYLAALYVVLGERKSVLERVGSAVSDTIGKASEDVTAVLSIVSRLLPFRILTFVRLVNIFPRIFQRISNKSKKGIANTMVFEMFKQDDEFNNDVLEQINSSILGKEMEGCSTAISKRMESECFELFPTFMAGLLARENRLLLDQLGCTIKNITVREIANNLKKHLSNICKKQLPPSELLDLLFFLYEMQNDAFAGTISRTFKSLNLSQVKMTSLKCFVIASVMNTSSQPVEEMNFSLCNLSEDCLKILQPVLLRCKDLNLQFNNFRLGAWREISSLLLDPNCAVEKLWLSDNPLSEAAVKCIGPAIAHSQSVSQLSLLNTSLGANGVRMLTPYIRENTHLKEINLASNLINDDAAIALVEMAQGHPTLEKIHLYLNEISDSGKQKLQALERDQDGVTVLVSITEGSNVSAHWTLILENIAQNAVNGDKERVANYLTLFQDELNASRQQTGNFWKKMKLLQVQNGVENLLKQIKQEKK